From Cygnus olor isolate bCygOlo1 unplaced genomic scaffold, bCygOlo1.pri.v2 S56, whole genome shotgun sequence, the proteins below share one genomic window:
- the TUT1 gene encoding speckle targeted PIP5K1A-regulated poly(A) polymerase isoform X1 has translation MDGGSGPGPEPVMTAGPSPAPELPPEADPDVEPLPRGGFRCRLCQVAAANRPSLAEHLRGKKHQRLRSLRAERRAQEQRSLFVSGFARGTAAEELAAYFGAFGEVAAVVMDKEKVPGTGGGTGNREGAPRGADASPPPAGRLRHRGAAGGGEPGAGVGAAPARLGRSEPPRPAPGTKRFRPPFAGTRCPPGGPRCWAAGAGVVPGRRCERGRERSGSFAGGPRRGFGVPQGARGGPWGTGRDVRWPAGFFGACGVSVGRRRGFSPQVDAQMEQLVGLLELSEGERRLRHLLVTLFQEVFSEFFPGCAVLPFGSSVNGFDAHGCDLDLLLDLEPTKSLQTSARGAPGAGSSGDPGAEESILSDIDLASASPPEVLELVAAVLRRCVPGVRRVRAVPTARRPVVKFSHKQSGLAGDISIDNRFWGHAGVAEAPSFLSRGRVCPPFCDTPVPTGWRCTTRSSCGSVARRTSACGRWSTRCGCGPSSRAWRTRSPLVLPTVARLRELAGDEDRVVVAGWDCSFPRDAALLEPSANSESPSSLLAEFFRVFGDFDFSGQVVSLREGRALPLPEAGEPFKLGSLNLQDPFELSHNVAANVNEKTASRLGRCCRAAAKYCRSLQYCRKSTKGRGWGLARLFQPGAVEPGAGAGSFLISIPVAATRPPEQLCEEPGSCGFKEICAAIAFVLRDILQCGCAPGKPQKQVGGSGAEQSLPEDPALGEEPPGDAAGLEEEPLQPPVGSKRPQPDGTDSAALPGAKRPRVNGPEEEEEVAASWSCAVWHRVWTGRRRLRRQLLHGASPEEPDGDPLELEQKVSEAIVQHEGAARPPEPLLRFEASARLVGGTQREPRVLLRLAPSPAPGPLFRDFFHFLQAFLPSALRRHLGWGPGAAPQN, from the exons ATGGACGGGggcagcggccccggcccggagCCGGTAATGACGGCGGgacccagcccggccccggagCTGCCCCCGGAGGCGGACCCGGACGTGGAGCCGCTGCCGCGGGGCGGGTTCCGCTGCCGCTTGTGCCAGGTGGCGGCGGCCAACC GGCCGAGCCTGGCCGAGCACCTCCGGGGGAAGAAGCACCAGCGGCTGCGGAGCCTCCGGGCCGAGCGGCGGGCGCAGGAGCAGCGGAGCCTCTTCGTCAGCGGCTTCGCCCGGGGCACGGCGGCCGAGGAGCTCGCCGCCTACTTCGGGGCCTTTGGGGAGGTGGCGGCCGTGGTGATGGACAAGGAGAAGGTACCGGGAACCGGAGGGGGCACCGGGAACCGGGAGGGAGCCCCGAGGGGGGCTGACGCTTCTCCCCCGCCTGCAGGGCGCCTACGCCATCGTGGAGCTGCGGGAGGCGGCGAGCCGGGAGCGGGCGTTGGCGCAGCCCCAGCACGCCTTGGCCGGTCGGAGCCTCCGCGTCCGGCCCCGGGAACAAAAAGATTTCGCCCGCCCTTCGCCGGGACGCGGTGCCCGCCGGGAGGCCCTCGGTGctgggcagctggagcaggcgTTGTGCCAGGCCGCAGAtgtgagcggggccgggagcgctCAGGATCCTTCGCGGGAGGTCCCCGCAGGGGATTTGGGGTCCCCCAAGGAGCGAGGGGGGGCCCTTGGGGAACGGGGAGGGATGTCCGATGGCCAGCGGGGTTTTTTGGGGCGTGCGGGGTCTCCGTGGGCCGGCGACGAGGCTTCTCCCCGCAGGTGGACGCCCAGATGGAGCAGCtggtggggctgctggagctgagcgAGGGCGAGCGTCGCCTGCGGCACCTCCTGGTCACGCTCTTCCAGGAGGTTTTCTCCGAATTCTTCCCCG GCTGCGCCGTGCTGCCCTTCGGCTCCTCCGTCAACGGCTTCGACGCCCACGGCTGCGACCTGGACCTGCTCCTCGACTTGGAGCCCACCAAATCCCTCCAGACATCAGcgcggggagcccccggggccggATCCTCCGGTGATCCCGGGGCAGAGGAATCCATCCTGAGCGACATCGACCTGGCGTCGGCCTCGCCGCcggaggtgctggagctggtggcgGCTGTGCTGCGCCGCTGCGTGCCAGGCGTGCGCCGCGTCCGGGCCGTGCCCACCGCCCGCCGCCCCGTCGTTAAGTTCAGCCACAAGCAGTCGGGTTTGGCGGGTGACATCTCCATCGACAACAGGTTTTGGGGGCACGCGGGGGTGGCGGAGGCTCCGTCGTTCCTCTCCCGGGGACGCGTCTGTCCCCCATTTTGTGACACCCCTGTCCCCACAGGCTGGCGCTGCACAACACGCAGTTCCTGCGGCTCTGTGGCGAGGCGGACAAGCGCGTGCGGCCGCTGGTCTACGCGGTGCGGCTGTGGGCCAAGCAGCAGGGCCTGGCGG ACGCGCAGCCCCCTGGTGCTGCCCACAGTCGCTCGGCTGCGTGAGCTGGCAG GGGACGAGGACCGCGTCGTGGTGGCCGGCTGGGACTGCAGCTTCCCCCGGGATGCGGCGTTGCTGGAACCCAGCGCCAACAGCGAGAGCCCCA GCTCGCTGCTGGCTGAATTCTTCCGCGTCTTCGGGGACTTCGACTTCTCAGGGCAAGTGGTGTCGCTGCGGGagggccgggcgctgcccctGCCAGAGGCCGGTGAGCCCTTCAAGCTGGGGTCCCTCAACCTGCAGGACCCTTTCGAGCTGAGCCACAACGTGGCGGCCAACGTCAATGAGAAGACGGCGTCACGCTTGGGGCGCTGCTGCCGCGCTGCCGCCAAATACTGCCGCAGCCTGCAGTACTGCCGCAAGTCCACCaagggccggggctggggcctgGCGCGGCTCTTCCAGCCGGGCGCCGTGGAGCCGGGGGCAGGCGCCGGTTCTTTCCTCATCTCCATCCCCGTGGCTGCCACCCGTCCCCCCGAGCAGCTCTGCGAGGAGCCCGGCAGCTGCGGGTTCAAGGAGATCTGCGCCGCCATCGCCTTCGTGCTGCGCGACATCCTCCAGTGCGGCTGCGCCCCGGGGAAGCCGCAGAAGCAGGTGGGAGGCTCTGGAGCGGAGCAAAGCCTCCCCGAGGACCCCGCGCTGGGTGAGGAGCCGCCTGGTGATGCCGCGGGACTGGAGGAGGAACCCCTGCAGCCACCGGTGGGCTCCAAGCGGCCCCAGCCTGACGGGACGGACAGCGCTGCGCTGCCTGGCGCCAAGAGGCCGCGGGTGAACGGccctgaggaagaggaggaggtggcggcGAGCTGGAGCTGCGCCGTCTGGCACCGCGTATGGacgggccgccgccgcctgcgcCGGCAGCTGCTGCACGGGGCCAGCCCCGAGGAGCCCGACGGGGACCcgctggagctggagcagaaagTGTCGGAGGCCATCGTGCAGCACGAGGGAGCCGCGCGGCCGCCCGAGCCGCTGCTCCGCTTCGAGGCCAGCGCCCGGCTGGTGGGAGGGACGCAGCGGGAGCCGCGGGTGCTGCTTCGCCTGgccccgagcccggccccggggccgctctTCAGGGACTTCTTCCATTTCCTGCAGGCCTTCCTGCCCTCTGCCCTGCGGCggcacctgggctgggggccgggCGCAGCCCCCCAGAACTGA
- the TUT1 gene encoding speckle targeted PIP5K1A-regulated poly(A) polymerase isoform X2 yields the protein MDGGSGPGPEPVMTAGPSPAPELPPEADPDVEPLPRGGFRCRLCQVAAANRPSLAEHLRGKKHQRLRSLRAERRAQEQRSLFVSGFARGTAAEELAAYFGAFGEVAAVVMDKEKGAYAIVELREAASRERALAQPQHALAGRSLRVRPREQKDFARPSPGRGARREALGAGQLEQALCQAADVDAQMEQLVGLLELSEGERRLRHLLVTLFQEVFSEFFPGCAVLPFGSSVNGFDAHGCDLDLLLDLEPTKSLQTSARGAPGAGSSGDPGAEESILSDIDLASASPPEVLELVAAVLRRCVPGVRRVRAVPTARRPVVKFSHKQSGLAGDISIDNRFWGHAGVAEAPSFLSRGRVCPPFCDTPVPTGWRCTTRSSCGSVARRTSACGRWSTRCGCGPSSRAWRVSVAGGSAGSLAGGVHAWGRSDAVPPSGNPAGGGPLLTNYALTLLVLFFLQTRSPLVLPTVARLRELAGDEDRVVVAGWDCSFPRDAALLEPSANSESPSSLLAEFFRVFGDFDFSGQVVSLREGRALPLPEAGEPFKLGSLNLQDPFELSHNVAANVNEKTASRLGRCCRAAAKYCRSLQYCRKSTKGRGWGLARLFQPGAVEPGAGAGSFLISIPVAATRPPEQLCEEPGSCGFKEICAAIAFVLRDILQCGCAPGKPQKQVGGSGAEQSLPEDPALGEEPPGDAAGLEEEPLQPPVGSKRPQPDGTDSAALPGAKRPRVNGPEEEEEVAASWSCAVWHRVWTGRRRLRRQLLHGASPEEPDGDPLELEQKVSEAIVQHEGAARPPEPLLRFEASARLVGGTQREPRVLLRLAPSPAPGPLFRDFFHFLQAFLPSALRRHLGWGPGAAPQN from the exons ATGGACGGGggcagcggccccggcccggagCCGGTAATGACGGCGGgacccagcccggccccggagCTGCCCCCGGAGGCGGACCCGGACGTGGAGCCGCTGCCGCGGGGCGGGTTCCGCTGCCGCTTGTGCCAGGTGGCGGCGGCCAACC GGCCGAGCCTGGCCGAGCACCTCCGGGGGAAGAAGCACCAGCGGCTGCGGAGCCTCCGGGCCGAGCGGCGGGCGCAGGAGCAGCGGAGCCTCTTCGTCAGCGGCTTCGCCCGGGGCACGGCGGCCGAGGAGCTCGCCGCCTACTTCGGGGCCTTTGGGGAGGTGGCGGCCGTGGTGATGGACAAGGAGAAG GGCGCCTACGCCATCGTGGAGCTGCGGGAGGCGGCGAGCCGGGAGCGGGCGTTGGCGCAGCCCCAGCACGCCTTGGCCGGTCGGAGCCTCCGCGTCCGGCCCCGGGAACAAAAAGATTTCGCCCGCCCTTCGCCGGGACGCGGTGCCCGCCGGGAGGCCCTCGGTGctgggcagctggagcaggcgTTGTGCCAGGCCGCAGAt GTGGACGCCCAGATGGAGCAGCtggtggggctgctggagctgagcgAGGGCGAGCGTCGCCTGCGGCACCTCCTGGTCACGCTCTTCCAGGAGGTTTTCTCCGAATTCTTCCCCG GCTGCGCCGTGCTGCCCTTCGGCTCCTCCGTCAACGGCTTCGACGCCCACGGCTGCGACCTGGACCTGCTCCTCGACTTGGAGCCCACCAAATCCCTCCAGACATCAGcgcggggagcccccggggccggATCCTCCGGTGATCCCGGGGCAGAGGAATCCATCCTGAGCGACATCGACCTGGCGTCGGCCTCGCCGCcggaggtgctggagctggtggcgGCTGTGCTGCGCCGCTGCGTGCCAGGCGTGCGCCGCGTCCGGGCCGTGCCCACCGCCCGCCGCCCCGTCGTTAAGTTCAGCCACAAGCAGTCGGGTTTGGCGGGTGACATCTCCATCGACAACAGGTTTTGGGGGCACGCGGGGGTGGCGGAGGCTCCGTCGTTCCTCTCCCGGGGACGCGTCTGTCCCCCATTTTGTGACACCCCTGTCCCCACAGGCTGGCGCTGCACAACACGCAGTTCCTGCGGCTCTGTGGCGAGGCGGACAAGCGCGTGCGGCCGCTGGTCTACGCGGTGCGGCTGTGGGCCAAGCAGCAGGGCCTGGCGGGTGAGCGTGGCCGGGGGCTCGGCAGGGAGTTTGGCAGGCGGGGTGCACGCGTGGGGCCGCTCTGATGCTGTCCCCCCCTCAGGAAACCCTGCCGGGGGCGGCCCCCTCCTCACCAACTACGCGCTGACGCTGCTGGTGCTGTTCTTCCTGCAGACGCGCAGCCCCCTGGTGCTGCCCACAGTCGCTCGGCTGCGTGAGCTGGCAG GGGACGAGGACCGCGTCGTGGTGGCCGGCTGGGACTGCAGCTTCCCCCGGGATGCGGCGTTGCTGGAACCCAGCGCCAACAGCGAGAGCCCCA GCTCGCTGCTGGCTGAATTCTTCCGCGTCTTCGGGGACTTCGACTTCTCAGGGCAAGTGGTGTCGCTGCGGGagggccgggcgctgcccctGCCAGAGGCCGGTGAGCCCTTCAAGCTGGGGTCCCTCAACCTGCAGGACCCTTTCGAGCTGAGCCACAACGTGGCGGCCAACGTCAATGAGAAGACGGCGTCACGCTTGGGGCGCTGCTGCCGCGCTGCCGCCAAATACTGCCGCAGCCTGCAGTACTGCCGCAAGTCCACCaagggccggggctggggcctgGCGCGGCTCTTCCAGCCGGGCGCCGTGGAGCCGGGGGCAGGCGCCGGTTCTTTCCTCATCTCCATCCCCGTGGCTGCCACCCGTCCCCCCGAGCAGCTCTGCGAGGAGCCCGGCAGCTGCGGGTTCAAGGAGATCTGCGCCGCCATCGCCTTCGTGCTGCGCGACATCCTCCAGTGCGGCTGCGCCCCGGGGAAGCCGCAGAAGCAGGTGGGAGGCTCTGGAGCGGAGCAAAGCCTCCCCGAGGACCCCGCGCTGGGTGAGGAGCCGCCTGGTGATGCCGCGGGACTGGAGGAGGAACCCCTGCAGCCACCGGTGGGCTCCAAGCGGCCCCAGCCTGACGGGACGGACAGCGCTGCGCTGCCTGGCGCCAAGAGGCCGCGGGTGAACGGccctgaggaagaggaggaggtggcggcGAGCTGGAGCTGCGCCGTCTGGCACCGCGTATGGacgggccgccgccgcctgcgcCGGCAGCTGCTGCACGGGGCCAGCCCCGAGGAGCCCGACGGGGACCcgctggagctggagcagaaagTGTCGGAGGCCATCGTGCAGCACGAGGGAGCCGCGCGGCCGCCCGAGCCGCTGCTCCGCTTCGAGGCCAGCGCCCGGCTGGTGGGAGGGACGCAGCGGGAGCCGCGGGTGCTGCTTCGCCTGgccccgagcccggccccggggccgctctTCAGGGACTTCTTCCATTTCCTGCAGGCCTTCCTGCCCTCTGCCCTGCGGCggcacctgggctgggggccgggCGCAGCCCCCCAGAACTGA
- the TUT1 gene encoding speckle targeted PIP5K1A-regulated poly(A) polymerase isoform X4 → MDGGSGPGPEPVMTAGPSPAPELPPEADPDVEPLPRGGFRCRLCQVAAANRPSLAEHLRGKKHQRLRSLRAERRAQEQRSLFVSGFARGTAAEELAAYFGAFGEVAAVVMDKEKGAYAIVELREAASRERALAQPQHALAGRSLRVRPREQKDFARPSPGRGARREALGAGQLEQALCQAADVDAQMEQLVGLLELSEGERRLRHLLVTLFQEVFSEFFPGCAVLPFGSSVNGFDAHGCDLDLLLDLEPTKSLQTSARGAPGAGSSGDPGAEESILSDIDLASASPPEVLELVAAVLRRCVPGVRRVRAVPTARRPVVKFSHKQSGLAGDISIDNRLALHNTQFLRLCGEADKRVRPLVYAVRLWAKQQGLAGNPAGGGPLLTNYALTLLVLFFLQTRSPLVLPTVARLRELAGDEDRVVVAGWDCSFPRDAALLEPSANSESPSSLLAEFFRVFGDFDFSGQVVSLREGRALPLPEAGEPFKLGSLNLQDPFELSHNVAANVNEKTASRLGRCCRAAAKYCRSLQYCRKSTKGRGWGLARLFQPGAVEPGAGAGSFLISIPVAATRPPEQLCEEPGSCGFKEICAAIAFVLRDILQCGCAPGKPQKQVGGSGAEQSLPEDPALGEEPPGDAAGLEEEPLQPPVGSKRPQPDGTDSAALPGAKRPRVNGPEEEEEVAASWSCAVWHRVWTGRRRLRRQLLHGASPEEPDGDPLELEQKVSEAIVQHEGAARPPEPLLRFEASARLVGGTQREPRVLLRLAPSPAPGPLFRDFFHFLQAFLPSALRRHLGWGPGAAPQN, encoded by the exons ATGGACGGGggcagcggccccggcccggagCCGGTAATGACGGCGGgacccagcccggccccggagCTGCCCCCGGAGGCGGACCCGGACGTGGAGCCGCTGCCGCGGGGCGGGTTCCGCTGCCGCTTGTGCCAGGTGGCGGCGGCCAACC GGCCGAGCCTGGCCGAGCACCTCCGGGGGAAGAAGCACCAGCGGCTGCGGAGCCTCCGGGCCGAGCGGCGGGCGCAGGAGCAGCGGAGCCTCTTCGTCAGCGGCTTCGCCCGGGGCACGGCGGCCGAGGAGCTCGCCGCCTACTTCGGGGCCTTTGGGGAGGTGGCGGCCGTGGTGATGGACAAGGAGAAG GGCGCCTACGCCATCGTGGAGCTGCGGGAGGCGGCGAGCCGGGAGCGGGCGTTGGCGCAGCCCCAGCACGCCTTGGCCGGTCGGAGCCTCCGCGTCCGGCCCCGGGAACAAAAAGATTTCGCCCGCCCTTCGCCGGGACGCGGTGCCCGCCGGGAGGCCCTCGGTGctgggcagctggagcaggcgTTGTGCCAGGCCGCAGAt GTGGACGCCCAGATGGAGCAGCtggtggggctgctggagctgagcgAGGGCGAGCGTCGCCTGCGGCACCTCCTGGTCACGCTCTTCCAGGAGGTTTTCTCCGAATTCTTCCCCG GCTGCGCCGTGCTGCCCTTCGGCTCCTCCGTCAACGGCTTCGACGCCCACGGCTGCGACCTGGACCTGCTCCTCGACTTGGAGCCCACCAAATCCCTCCAGACATCAGcgcggggagcccccggggccggATCCTCCGGTGATCCCGGGGCAGAGGAATCCATCCTGAGCGACATCGACCTGGCGTCGGCCTCGCCGCcggaggtgctggagctggtggcgGCTGTGCTGCGCCGCTGCGTGCCAGGCGTGCGCCGCGTCCGGGCCGTGCCCACCGCCCGCCGCCCCGTCGTTAAGTTCAGCCACAAGCAGTCGGGTTTGGCGGGTGACATCTCCATCGACAACAG GCTGGCGCTGCACAACACGCAGTTCCTGCGGCTCTGTGGCGAGGCGGACAAGCGCGTGCGGCCGCTGGTCTACGCGGTGCGGCTGTGGGCCAAGCAGCAGGGCCTGGCGG GAAACCCTGCCGGGGGCGGCCCCCTCCTCACCAACTACGCGCTGACGCTGCTGGTGCTGTTCTTCCTGCAGACGCGCAGCCCCCTGGTGCTGCCCACAGTCGCTCGGCTGCGTGAGCTGGCAG GGGACGAGGACCGCGTCGTGGTGGCCGGCTGGGACTGCAGCTTCCCCCGGGATGCGGCGTTGCTGGAACCCAGCGCCAACAGCGAGAGCCCCA GCTCGCTGCTGGCTGAATTCTTCCGCGTCTTCGGGGACTTCGACTTCTCAGGGCAAGTGGTGTCGCTGCGGGagggccgggcgctgcccctGCCAGAGGCCGGTGAGCCCTTCAAGCTGGGGTCCCTCAACCTGCAGGACCCTTTCGAGCTGAGCCACAACGTGGCGGCCAACGTCAATGAGAAGACGGCGTCACGCTTGGGGCGCTGCTGCCGCGCTGCCGCCAAATACTGCCGCAGCCTGCAGTACTGCCGCAAGTCCACCaagggccggggctggggcctgGCGCGGCTCTTCCAGCCGGGCGCCGTGGAGCCGGGGGCAGGCGCCGGTTCTTTCCTCATCTCCATCCCCGTGGCTGCCACCCGTCCCCCCGAGCAGCTCTGCGAGGAGCCCGGCAGCTGCGGGTTCAAGGAGATCTGCGCCGCCATCGCCTTCGTGCTGCGCGACATCCTCCAGTGCGGCTGCGCCCCGGGGAAGCCGCAGAAGCAGGTGGGAGGCTCTGGAGCGGAGCAAAGCCTCCCCGAGGACCCCGCGCTGGGTGAGGAGCCGCCTGGTGATGCCGCGGGACTGGAGGAGGAACCCCTGCAGCCACCGGTGGGCTCCAAGCGGCCCCAGCCTGACGGGACGGACAGCGCTGCGCTGCCTGGCGCCAAGAGGCCGCGGGTGAACGGccctgaggaagaggaggaggtggcggcGAGCTGGAGCTGCGCCGTCTGGCACCGCGTATGGacgggccgccgccgcctgcgcCGGCAGCTGCTGCACGGGGCCAGCCCCGAGGAGCCCGACGGGGACCcgctggagctggagcagaaagTGTCGGAGGCCATCGTGCAGCACGAGGGAGCCGCGCGGCCGCCCGAGCCGCTGCTCCGCTTCGAGGCCAGCGCCCGGCTGGTGGGAGGGACGCAGCGGGAGCCGCGGGTGCTGCTTCGCCTGgccccgagcccggccccggggccgctctTCAGGGACTTCTTCCATTTCCTGCAGGCCTTCCTGCCCTCTGCCCTGCGGCggcacctgggctgggggccgggCGCAGCCCCCCAGAACTGA
- the TUT1 gene encoding speckle targeted PIP5K1A-regulated poly(A) polymerase isoform X3 has product MDGGSGPGPEPVMTAGPSPAPELPPEADPDVEPLPRGGFRCRLCQVAAANRPSLAEHLRGKKHQRLRSLRAERRAQEQRSLFVSGFARGTAAEELAAYFGAFGEVAAVVMDKEKGAYAIVELREAASRERALAQPQHALAGRSLRVRPREQKDFARPSPGRGARREALGAGQLEQALCQAADVDAQMEQLVGLLELSEGERRLRHLLVTLFQEVFSEFFPGCAVLPFGSSVNGFDAHGCDLDLLLDLEPTKSLQTSARGAPGAGSSGDPGAEESILSDIDLASASPPEVLELVAAVLRRCVPGVRRVRAVPTARRPVVKFSHKQSGLAGDISIDNRFWGHAGVAEAPSFLSRGRVCPPFCDTPVPTGWRCTTRSSCGSVARRTSACGRWSTRCGCGPSSRAWRTRSPLVLPTVARLRELAGDEDRVVVAGWDCSFPRDAALLEPSANSESPSSLLAEFFRVFGDFDFSGQVVSLREGRALPLPEAGEPFKLGSLNLQDPFELSHNVAANVNEKTASRLGRCCRAAAKYCRSLQYCRKSTKGRGWGLARLFQPGAVEPGAGAGSFLISIPVAATRPPEQLCEEPGSCGFKEICAAIAFVLRDILQCGCAPGKPQKQVGGSGAEQSLPEDPALGEEPPGDAAGLEEEPLQPPVGSKRPQPDGTDSAALPGAKRPRVNGPEEEEEVAASWSCAVWHRVWTGRRRLRRQLLHGASPEEPDGDPLELEQKVSEAIVQHEGAARPPEPLLRFEASARLVGGTQREPRVLLRLAPSPAPGPLFRDFFHFLQAFLPSALRRHLGWGPGAAPQN; this is encoded by the exons ATGGACGGGggcagcggccccggcccggagCCGGTAATGACGGCGGgacccagcccggccccggagCTGCCCCCGGAGGCGGACCCGGACGTGGAGCCGCTGCCGCGGGGCGGGTTCCGCTGCCGCTTGTGCCAGGTGGCGGCGGCCAACC GGCCGAGCCTGGCCGAGCACCTCCGGGGGAAGAAGCACCAGCGGCTGCGGAGCCTCCGGGCCGAGCGGCGGGCGCAGGAGCAGCGGAGCCTCTTCGTCAGCGGCTTCGCCCGGGGCACGGCGGCCGAGGAGCTCGCCGCCTACTTCGGGGCCTTTGGGGAGGTGGCGGCCGTGGTGATGGACAAGGAGAAG GGCGCCTACGCCATCGTGGAGCTGCGGGAGGCGGCGAGCCGGGAGCGGGCGTTGGCGCAGCCCCAGCACGCCTTGGCCGGTCGGAGCCTCCGCGTCCGGCCCCGGGAACAAAAAGATTTCGCCCGCCCTTCGCCGGGACGCGGTGCCCGCCGGGAGGCCCTCGGTGctgggcagctggagcaggcgTTGTGCCAGGCCGCAGAt GTGGACGCCCAGATGGAGCAGCtggtggggctgctggagctgagcgAGGGCGAGCGTCGCCTGCGGCACCTCCTGGTCACGCTCTTCCAGGAGGTTTTCTCCGAATTCTTCCCCG GCTGCGCCGTGCTGCCCTTCGGCTCCTCCGTCAACGGCTTCGACGCCCACGGCTGCGACCTGGACCTGCTCCTCGACTTGGAGCCCACCAAATCCCTCCAGACATCAGcgcggggagcccccggggccggATCCTCCGGTGATCCCGGGGCAGAGGAATCCATCCTGAGCGACATCGACCTGGCGTCGGCCTCGCCGCcggaggtgctggagctggtggcgGCTGTGCTGCGCCGCTGCGTGCCAGGCGTGCGCCGCGTCCGGGCCGTGCCCACCGCCCGCCGCCCCGTCGTTAAGTTCAGCCACAAGCAGTCGGGTTTGGCGGGTGACATCTCCATCGACAACAGGTTTTGGGGGCACGCGGGGGTGGCGGAGGCTCCGTCGTTCCTCTCCCGGGGACGCGTCTGTCCCCCATTTTGTGACACCCCTGTCCCCACAGGCTGGCGCTGCACAACACGCAGTTCCTGCGGCTCTGTGGCGAGGCGGACAAGCGCGTGCGGCCGCTGGTCTACGCGGTGCGGCTGTGGGCCAAGCAGCAGGGCCTGGCGG ACGCGCAGCCCCCTGGTGCTGCCCACAGTCGCTCGGCTGCGTGAGCTGGCAG GGGACGAGGACCGCGTCGTGGTGGCCGGCTGGGACTGCAGCTTCCCCCGGGATGCGGCGTTGCTGGAACCCAGCGCCAACAGCGAGAGCCCCA GCTCGCTGCTGGCTGAATTCTTCCGCGTCTTCGGGGACTTCGACTTCTCAGGGCAAGTGGTGTCGCTGCGGGagggccgggcgctgcccctGCCAGAGGCCGGTGAGCCCTTCAAGCTGGGGTCCCTCAACCTGCAGGACCCTTTCGAGCTGAGCCACAACGTGGCGGCCAACGTCAATGAGAAGACGGCGTCACGCTTGGGGCGCTGCTGCCGCGCTGCCGCCAAATACTGCCGCAGCCTGCAGTACTGCCGCAAGTCCACCaagggccggggctggggcctgGCGCGGCTCTTCCAGCCGGGCGCCGTGGAGCCGGGGGCAGGCGCCGGTTCTTTCCTCATCTCCATCCCCGTGGCTGCCACCCGTCCCCCCGAGCAGCTCTGCGAGGAGCCCGGCAGCTGCGGGTTCAAGGAGATCTGCGCCGCCATCGCCTTCGTGCTGCGCGACATCCTCCAGTGCGGCTGCGCCCCGGGGAAGCCGCAGAAGCAGGTGGGAGGCTCTGGAGCGGAGCAAAGCCTCCCCGAGGACCCCGCGCTGGGTGAGGAGCCGCCTGGTGATGCCGCGGGACTGGAGGAGGAACCCCTGCAGCCACCGGTGGGCTCCAAGCGGCCCCAGCCTGACGGGACGGACAGCGCTGCGCTGCCTGGCGCCAAGAGGCCGCGGGTGAACGGccctgaggaagaggaggaggtggcggcGAGCTGGAGCTGCGCCGTCTGGCACCGCGTATGGacgggccgccgccgcctgcgcCGGCAGCTGCTGCACGGGGCCAGCCCCGAGGAGCCCGACGGGGACCcgctggagctggagcagaaagTGTCGGAGGCCATCGTGCAGCACGAGGGAGCCGCGCGGCCGCCCGAGCCGCTGCTCCGCTTCGAGGCCAGCGCCCGGCTGGTGGGAGGGACGCAGCGGGAGCCGCGGGTGCTGCTTCGCCTGgccccgagcccggccccggggccgctctTCAGGGACTTCTTCCATTTCCTGCAGGCCTTCCTGCCCTCTGCCCTGCGGCggcacctgggctgggggccgggCGCAGCCCCCCAGAACTGA